A part of Paenarthrobacter sp. A20 genomic DNA contains:
- a CDS encoding DUF4233 domain-containing protein, with product MAKMTKAQREWRPGMPKKRRSTKVMFASTVLLLEAFVAFFGTLAVFGLKRGQVDPAIILGVGIALTVVLVLACAVLSKPWGIAVGWGLQLVLILTGFAEPTMFIVGILFAICWWYGIRAGMRIDREVAQRDREQAEWDAAHGDEAEPQTP from the coding sequence ATGGCGAAAATGACTAAGGCGCAGCGCGAATGGCGGCCGGGAATGCCCAAGAAGCGTCGGTCGACGAAGGTGATGTTTGCTTCCACAGTGCTCCTGCTCGAAGCCTTCGTCGCGTTCTTCGGCACCCTCGCGGTCTTCGGTTTGAAGCGTGGCCAGGTGGACCCGGCCATCATCCTGGGGGTCGGTATCGCCCTGACCGTGGTGCTTGTTTTGGCCTGTGCTGTCTTGTCCAAGCCGTGGGGCATCGCGGTCGGCTGGGGTTTGCAGTTGGTGCTGATCCTGACTGGCTTCGCCGAGCCGACGATGTTCATCGTGGGCATCCTGTTTGCCATCTGCTGGTGGTACGGGATCAGGGCGGGTATGAGGATCGACCGCGAAGTTGCCCAGCGCGACCGTGAACAGGCGGAATGGGATGCAGCACACGGTGACGAAGCAGAGCCGCAAACCCCGTAA
- a CDS encoding vitamin K epoxide reductase family protein: MPSTAKGNLANQATNRVEDLPTQPGTRQDSLPMTVRDKPFAWILLITGVIGWLASGALVLEKLEVLKDPNHVTVCDVNPWVSCGAVMQTPQSSVFGFPNMFIGIVAFAVIITTAMGILAGAKFSRGYWLGLQGGVTLGFAFVVWLWSQALYAIHVLCPFCMVVWAAMIPLFVWVTIRNITQGVIKAPPALAKLLGESGWIIVALLYVAVIATIFFSFMHIFVGSSA; the protein is encoded by the coding sequence ATGCCGAGCACAGCCAAGGGAAACCTGGCCAACCAAGCCACAAACCGCGTGGAGGATCTGCCCACCCAACCAGGTACCCGGCAGGATTCCCTTCCAATGACGGTCCGGGACAAACCTTTCGCCTGGATCCTGCTGATCACCGGTGTCATCGGGTGGCTGGCGTCCGGCGCACTGGTCCTTGAGAAACTTGAGGTCCTCAAGGATCCCAACCACGTGACCGTGTGTGATGTGAACCCCTGGGTTTCCTGTGGTGCCGTGATGCAGACACCGCAAAGTTCCGTGTTCGGGTTCCCCAATATGTTCATTGGCATCGTTGCCTTTGCCGTCATCATCACAACGGCCATGGGCATTCTTGCGGGCGCCAAGTTCTCAAGGGGCTACTGGTTGGGCCTCCAGGGAGGCGTAACCCTCGGCTTCGCCTTCGTTGTCTGGCTGTGGTCACAAGCCCTCTACGCCATCCACGTACTGTGCCCGTTCTGCATGGTGGTGTGGGCAGCCATGATCCCGTTGTTCGTATGGGTGACCATCCGTAACATCACCCAGGGAGTCATCAAGGCACCACCGGCCCTGGCCAAGCTGCTGGGCGAGTCCGGCTGGATCATCGTGGCTCTGCTGTACGTTGCCGTCATCGCCACCATCTTCTTCTCGTTCATGCACATCTTCGTGGGTTCCTCCGCTTAG
- the thiD gene encoding bifunctional hydroxymethylpyrimidine kinase/phosphomethylpyrimidine kinase: MTSTSYSPVYPLAVSGRQIPRVLSIAGSDPSGGAGIQADLKSIAAHGGYGMAAITALTAQNTVGVRAVHVPPVEFLRQQLEAISNDIAIDAVKIGMLGDAAVIHEVRGWLEAVRPAVVVLDPVMVATSGDRLLRESAGKALRQLLPLADLITPNLPELAMLLGEPEAADWPSALDQGKRLAAECGNTVLVKGGHLAGSECPDALVNTSGLLRQDVIEVPGPRVETANSHGTGCSLSSALATAQARTGDWEASLREVKPWLIEALTHSDILEVGHGSGPVHHFHHHAGPRPGDFASVLWKEATPELEAIYKLSFIDGLQSGSLPEAAFNYYLAQDAIYLNGYSRVLARAGALAPSEEEQLFWAKASQQCLEVESELHRNWLSTREASTATGPVTKSYVDHLLASSASGSYAVVLAAILPCYWLYAEVGQQLHSAYVEAGAPTEHPYAAWLTTYADEDFAAATRNAINFTDGAAMAASERERAAMVEAFAQSCRYETAFFDAPRLHA; encoded by the coding sequence ATGACTTCAACGTCGTATTCTCCCGTCTACCCGTTGGCCGTTTCCGGCCGGCAAATACCGCGGGTACTGAGCATCGCAGGCTCGGACCCATCCGGCGGCGCAGGTATCCAGGCTGATCTGAAGAGCATCGCAGCCCATGGCGGTTACGGCATGGCAGCCATCACCGCCCTGACTGCGCAGAACACTGTGGGAGTCCGTGCTGTCCATGTTCCTCCGGTGGAGTTCCTGCGCCAGCAACTGGAGGCAATCAGCAATGATATTGCCATCGATGCAGTCAAAATCGGGATGCTTGGTGACGCGGCCGTGATCCACGAAGTCCGCGGCTGGCTCGAAGCGGTGCGTCCCGCCGTCGTGGTCCTTGACCCGGTGATGGTCGCCACCAGCGGTGACCGCCTCCTGCGGGAGTCCGCCGGGAAGGCCCTGCGCCAGCTCCTGCCGCTGGCAGACCTGATCACGCCTAACCTGCCCGAACTTGCCATGCTGCTGGGGGAGCCGGAGGCCGCTGACTGGCCCTCGGCGTTGGATCAGGGCAAGCGGCTGGCCGCTGAGTGCGGCAACACCGTGCTGGTCAAGGGTGGTCATCTGGCCGGTTCCGAATGCCCTGATGCGCTGGTGAACACCAGCGGGTTGTTGCGGCAGGACGTCATCGAGGTGCCTGGTCCGCGGGTGGAGACGGCAAACAGTCACGGCACGGGCTGTTCCCTGTCCTCGGCCCTGGCCACTGCGCAGGCCCGTACCGGTGACTGGGAGGCGTCATTGCGTGAGGTGAAGCCATGGTTGATCGAGGCGTTGACGCATTCCGACATTCTCGAAGTAGGCCACGGAAGCGGACCAGTGCACCACTTCCACCACCATGCGGGCCCGAGGCCGGGAGATTTCGCGTCGGTGCTATGGAAGGAAGCGACCCCGGAGCTTGAAGCAATCTACAAGCTCAGCTTCATTGACGGCTTGCAATCCGGCAGCCTTCCGGAAGCCGCCTTCAACTACTACCTTGCCCAAGACGCCATTTACCTCAATGGGTACTCCAGGGTCCTGGCCCGCGCTGGCGCCCTTGCTCCCAGTGAGGAGGAACAGCTGTTCTGGGCCAAAGCGTCACAGCAGTGCCTTGAGGTCGAATCGGAGCTTCACCGGAACTGGTTGAGCACCCGGGAGGCGTCAACGGCCACCGGTCCCGTCACGAAGTCGTACGTGGACCATCTGCTGGCGTCTTCGGCTTCCGGTAGTTATGCGGTGGTGCTCGCGGCAATCTTGCCTTGCTACTGGCTGTACGCAGAAGTGGGCCAGCAGCTCCATTCAGCGTACGTGGAAGCAGGGGCTCCAACGGAGCACCCTTATGCGGCGTGGCTCACGACGTACGCGGACGAGGATTTCGCTGCCGCTACCAGGAATGCGATCAACTTCACTGATGGCGCTGCGATGGCAGCTTCCGAGAGGGAAAGGGCCGCCATGGTGGAGGCCTTCGCCCAGTCCTGCCGCTATGAAACAGCGTTTTTCGATGCTCCACGGCTTCACGCGTAG
- a CDS encoding Rne/Rng family ribonuclease — protein MDNDQVVAVNDEAAPAEAAEAPKKATRTRRKAAPKVAAEVESPAAEASAVETTEAPAAPVRRTRSRKKAEPAEPLPGLGDDATAAPEAAVESQPEAAAEPAPEKPVRRRRAAKPKAEPVEEPAAAETTTPDAPTRPVSPVAAVAAEEPASEEAEAEGAEDDAAPAASTSLFMEPVSITSMIFQAPDLTTVPRVAAVEEKDEEPEAETESGAEGELDDAGSRRRRRSRGRRGRRGTEREENEAEDGSESEDEEAPATEALDEGVTSRRRRRRRRGDQDLELTGGSDDDPPNTVTRVRAPRPVTETAPSNRVTSVKGSTRLEAKKQRRRESRETGRRRQVITEAEFLARRESVDRQMIVRQRDDRIQIGVLEDGVLAEHFVSKTQQDSLIGNVYLGKVQNVLPSMEAAFVDIGRGRNAVLYAGEVNWDAVNLEGQPRRIENALKSGDSVLVQVTKDPVGHKGARLTSQISLPGRYLVYVPGGSMTGISRKLPDVERNRLKRILKDRLPENAGVIVRTAAEGASEEELTHDINRLRAQWEGIEGQASSTKVLAPELLYGEPDLTIKVVRDVFNEDFSKLIVSGDDAWDTIEAYVTYVAPDLVGRLEKWTKDQDIFSAWRIDEQIHKALERKVFLPSGGSLVIDRTEAMTVVDVNTGKFTGSGGNLEETVTKNNLEAAEEVVRQLRLRDIGGIIVIDFIDMVLESNRDLVLRRMVECLGRDRTKHQVAEVTSLGLVQMTRKRMGTGLLEVFGEQCEHCAGRGVVTHDEPVEHRRANVVAAEHHRPHTETQQPAARTERKRRRGKGGGQPVAEASAQVHTTTSTPAAPAAPAEPQDPAKQAKAEATRAALATIAAAAHAAHLHDDEVHRAEEQARAAGQQESAAQSVAPAEAEEAAVREGRSTPVLRFGGEEVALPFGEHHEEPPAAKPAMSLDLLAEAFSHLGAAPEEKPEALFAPKAVEADPEAVPASRARRGRRNRSASRAQGAANETSVEHHEVTASVGQGTAHEAKAPVEPAKKAASEEPIILGVGVPASEL, from the coding sequence ATGGATAATGACCAAGTTGTAGCCGTTAATGACGAGGCAGCTCCCGCGGAAGCCGCGGAAGCGCCAAAAAAAGCCACCCGGACCCGGCGCAAGGCTGCGCCCAAGGTTGCCGCAGAGGTAGAGTCGCCAGCCGCAGAAGCGTCCGCTGTTGAAACAACCGAAGCCCCAGCAGCACCAGTGCGCCGTACCCGGTCCCGCAAGAAGGCAGAGCCTGCTGAGCCGCTGCCCGGTTTGGGTGACGACGCCACTGCGGCGCCTGAAGCTGCCGTGGAGAGCCAGCCCGAAGCTGCAGCCGAGCCTGCCCCTGAAAAGCCGGTCCGCCGTCGTCGTGCTGCCAAGCCCAAGGCCGAGCCGGTAGAAGAGCCTGCCGCCGCAGAAACCACGACGCCGGATGCACCCACCCGGCCCGTGTCCCCTGTTGCTGCGGTAGCCGCTGAAGAGCCCGCGTCCGAAGAAGCGGAGGCCGAAGGGGCGGAGGACGACGCTGCTCCCGCTGCGTCCACGTCCCTGTTCATGGAGCCTGTTTCCATCACATCCATGATTTTCCAGGCCCCGGACCTCACCACGGTCCCGCGCGTTGCGGCCGTCGAAGAAAAAGACGAGGAACCGGAAGCGGAAACCGAATCCGGCGCTGAAGGTGAGTTGGACGATGCCGGCAGCCGGCGTCGTCGTCGGAGCCGTGGCCGCCGGGGACGTCGCGGAACCGAGCGCGAAGAGAACGAAGCCGAAGATGGCAGCGAATCCGAGGACGAGGAAGCTCCAGCGACCGAAGCCCTCGATGAAGGCGTGACGTCACGCCGTCGCCGTCGCCGCCGCCGTGGCGACCAGGATCTTGAATTGACCGGAGGGTCGGACGACGATCCGCCCAACACGGTGACCCGCGTCCGTGCTCCCCGCCCTGTGACGGAGACAGCCCCGTCCAACCGCGTAACCAGCGTCAAGGGCTCCACCAGGCTTGAGGCCAAGAAGCAGCGTCGTCGGGAATCCCGCGAGACCGGACGCCGCCGCCAAGTCATCACCGAGGCCGAGTTCCTGGCCCGCCGCGAGTCGGTGGACCGCCAGATGATCGTCCGCCAGCGCGACGACAGAATACAGATTGGTGTCCTGGAAGACGGTGTGCTGGCTGAGCACTTCGTTTCCAAGACCCAGCAGGACTCCTTGATCGGCAACGTTTACCTGGGCAAAGTCCAGAACGTCCTTCCGTCCATGGAGGCGGCGTTCGTGGACATCGGACGCGGCCGAAACGCAGTGTTGTACGCCGGTGAAGTCAACTGGGACGCGGTCAACCTCGAAGGCCAGCCGCGCCGGATCGAGAACGCCCTGAAGTCCGGCGACTCCGTCCTGGTCCAGGTCACCAAGGACCCCGTGGGTCACAAGGGTGCCCGCCTCACCAGCCAGATTTCCCTGCCGGGCCGCTACCTTGTGTACGTGCCGGGCGGTTCCATGACCGGCATCTCCCGCAAGTTGCCGGACGTCGAACGTAACCGCCTCAAGCGGATCCTGAAGGATCGTTTGCCGGAAAACGCCGGTGTTATTGTCCGCACGGCCGCAGAAGGAGCGTCGGAGGAAGAGCTGACGCACGATATCAACCGCCTCCGCGCGCAGTGGGAAGGCATCGAGGGGCAGGCTTCCTCGACCAAGGTGCTGGCTCCGGAACTGCTGTACGGCGAACCGGACCTGACCATCAAGGTTGTCCGCGATGTCTTCAACGAGGACTTCTCCAAGCTGATCGTCTCCGGCGACGACGCCTGGGACACCATTGAAGCCTACGTGACCTACGTCGCCCCAGATCTGGTGGGCCGCCTTGAAAAGTGGACCAAGGACCAGGACATCTTCTCTGCGTGGCGCATCGACGAGCAGATCCACAAGGCGCTGGAACGGAAGGTCTTCCTCCCGTCAGGTGGCTCGTTGGTCATCGACCGCACCGAAGCCATGACCGTAGTGGACGTTAACACCGGCAAGTTCACCGGCAGTGGCGGAAACCTTGAGGAGACGGTCACCAAGAACAACCTTGAAGCGGCCGAGGAAGTAGTTCGCCAGCTCCGGCTGCGTGATATCGGTGGCATCATCGTCATCGACTTCATCGACATGGTCCTTGAATCAAACCGCGACCTCGTCCTCCGGCGCATGGTGGAATGCCTTGGCCGCGACCGCACCAAGCACCAAGTGGCTGAAGTGACGTCGCTGGGCCTCGTCCAGATGACCCGTAAGCGCATGGGCACCGGCCTCTTGGAGGTCTTCGGTGAGCAGTGCGAGCATTGTGCCGGCCGGGGCGTCGTGACGCACGATGAACCTGTGGAGCACCGCCGCGCCAACGTCGTGGCCGCCGAACACCACCGCCCCCACACGGAGACCCAGCAGCCTGCTGCCCGCACGGAACGCAAGCGTCGCCGGGGCAAGGGCGGGGGACAGCCCGTTGCCGAAGCGTCCGCGCAGGTCCACACCACCACGTCGACGCCGGCTGCGCCGGCTGCTCCCGCTGAGCCCCAGGATCCGGCGAAGCAGGCCAAGGCCGAGGCGACCAGGGCTGCGTTGGCCACGATTGCCGCTGCCGCCCATGCCGCGCACCTGCACGACGACGAAGTCCACCGTGCAGAAGAACAGGCACGGGCAGCTGGACAGCAGGAGTCTGCCGCTCAGTCCGTGGCGCCCGCCGAGGCAGAGGAAGCCGCAGTTCGCGAAGGCAGGTCCACGCCGGTCCTGCGTTTCGGTGGGGAGGAAGTTGCCTTGCCGTTCGGTGAACACCACGAAGAACCGCCGGCCGCAAAGCCTGCCATGAGCCTTGATCTCCTGGCTGAAGCGTTCTCCCACCTTGGCGCAGCTCCTGAGGAAAAGCCCGAAGCGCTGTTTGCTCCGAAGGCCGTCGAAGCGGATCCCGAAGCTGTTCCCGCCTCGCGGGCCCGCCGTGGCCGCCGCAACCGCAGCGCGAGCAGGGCGCAAGGTGCGGCTAACGAAACAAGCGTCGAGCACCATGAGGTGACTGCCTCGGTTGGTCAAGGAACGGCACACGAGGCCAAAGCACCCGTGGAACCGGCCAAGAAGGCAGCGTCCGAGGAGCCCATTATCCTGGGGGTTGGGGTACCGGCTTCCGAGCTCTAG
- the ndk gene encoding nucleoside-diphosphate kinase, with the protein MSIERTLVLVKPDGVARNLSGSILARIEAKGYTLAELKKVNATRELLEQHYEEHVGKPFYEPLVEFMLSGPVIAAVFEGHRVIEGFRSLAGTTDPTTAAPGTIRGDFGRDWGLAVQQNLVHGSDSVESAEREINIWFAG; encoded by the coding sequence GTGAGCATTGAACGGACCCTTGTCCTGGTCAAGCCCGACGGCGTCGCCCGCAACCTGAGCGGCAGCATCCTCGCCCGGATCGAGGCCAAGGGATACACCCTGGCGGAGCTGAAGAAGGTCAACGCCACCCGCGAACTGCTGGAGCAGCACTACGAGGAACACGTGGGCAAGCCGTTCTACGAGCCCTTGGTTGAGTTCATGCTGAGCGGACCGGTCATCGCGGCAGTCTTCGAGGGCCACCGCGTGATCGAGGGCTTCCGTTCACTGGCCGGAACCACCGATCCCACGACGGCGGCACCGGGCACCATCCGCGGCGACTTCGGCCGGGACTGGGGCCTGGCAGTCCAGCAGAACCTGGTTCACGGCTCGGATTCCGTTGAATCCGCTGAACGTGAGATCAACATCTGGTTCGCTGGCTGA
- the rplU gene encoding 50S ribosomal protein L21 produces the protein MVYAIVRAGGRQEKVSVGDYVTLNRVPGGAGSTLELPALLLVDGDKVTSAAAELANVKVTAEILEDLRGPKIVIQKFKNKTGYRKRQGHRQELTKIKITSIA, from the coding sequence GTGGTGTACGCGATTGTCCGCGCAGGCGGCCGCCAAGAAAAAGTTTCCGTTGGAGACTACGTAACGCTTAACCGCGTCCCCGGTGGAGCCGGCAGCACGCTTGAGCTGCCCGCCTTGCTCCTGGTTGACGGCGACAAGGTCACCTCCGCAGCTGCGGAACTGGCCAACGTCAAGGTCACGGCTGAGATCCTCGAGGACCTCCGTGGTCCGAAGATCGTCATCCAGAAGTTCAAGAACAAGACCGGCTACCGGAAGCGTCAGGGTCACCGTCAGGAACTGACCAAGATCAAGATCACCAGCATCGCGTAA
- a CDS encoding folylpolyglutamate synthase/dihydrofolate synthase family protein, translated as MTDEFSVESVYAELLGRAPENKMEPRLAPLFRAMDVLGEPNKAFPIIHITGTNGKTSTARMIESGLRAHGLSTGRYTSPHLSKVTERISIDGEPVPDATFVRIWDEIRPYLEIVDSELVADDQPRLTYFECLTILGFAVFADQPVDVAVMEVGLGGITDATNVGDGQVSVITPISLDHTDLLGDTTEDIAYEKAGIIKPGGFLVSAAQPVDAAQVLLEKAREVDVPFRFEGVEFGVESRAVAVGGQMITIQGLAGRYEDLLLPLHGAHQAENAAVAVAALEAFFGGGEKELDAEVLKEAFGSVTSPGRLEVVRTAPTVVVDAAHNPDGIRVSSEAIQEAFSFSKLVVVVGVLREKDAEEILKTLKESLGGLAGEFCFTQSNSARAVPAGELAELAVDLGFGEDNVHIAEKLDDALEWAVERAESNDDLAGGVLVTGSITVVAEARILLGKASA; from the coding sequence ATGACTGACGAATTTTCAGTTGAGAGCGTCTATGCCGAACTCCTGGGCCGTGCCCCGGAAAACAAGATGGAGCCGCGCCTGGCTCCGCTGTTCCGTGCCATGGACGTCCTGGGGGAGCCGAACAAGGCCTTCCCGATCATCCACATCACAGGTACCAATGGAAAGACTTCGACAGCCCGCATGATTGAGTCCGGGCTGCGTGCCCATGGCCTCAGCACCGGCCGTTACACCAGCCCGCACCTGTCCAAGGTGACTGAGCGCATCAGCATTGATGGCGAACCGGTGCCGGACGCTACCTTCGTGCGGATCTGGGACGAAATCCGTCCCTACCTGGAAATCGTGGACAGCGAACTTGTTGCCGATGACCAGCCACGCCTGACGTACTTCGAATGCCTGACCATCCTGGGCTTTGCGGTGTTTGCCGACCAGCCTGTCGACGTTGCCGTGATGGAGGTTGGCCTGGGTGGCATCACCGATGCGACCAACGTTGGCGACGGCCAGGTCTCCGTCATCACGCCTATCTCCTTGGACCACACGGATCTTCTGGGCGACACCACCGAGGACATCGCCTACGAGAAGGCGGGCATCATCAAGCCCGGAGGTTTCCTGGTGAGCGCCGCCCAGCCGGTGGATGCGGCCCAGGTTCTGTTGGAGAAGGCCCGCGAAGTAGATGTACCCTTCCGTTTTGAGGGCGTTGAGTTCGGTGTTGAGTCCCGCGCTGTCGCTGTGGGGGGACAGATGATCACCATCCAGGGTCTCGCCGGCCGGTATGAGGACCTGCTGTTGCCGCTGCATGGCGCCCACCAGGCTGAGAATGCCGCGGTCGCCGTTGCTGCCTTGGAAGCCTTCTTTGGCGGGGGAGAGAAGGAGCTCGACGCCGAGGTACTCAAGGAAGCGTTCGGTTCTGTGACGTCGCCGGGACGGTTGGAAGTGGTCCGCACGGCCCCCACGGTCGTGGTGGACGCTGCGCACAATCCCGACGGCATCAGAGTTTCGTCCGAGGCGATCCAGGAGGCCTTCAGCTTCAGCAAACTCGTCGTGGTGGTGGGCGTCCTGCGGGAGAAGGACGCTGAGGAAATCCTGAAGACGCTCAAGGAGTCCCTTGGCGGCCTTGCCGGCGAATTCTGCTTTACGCAATCCAACTCTGCCCGTGCCGTTCCCGCAGGAGAACTCGCAGAGCTGGCTGTGGATCTCGGCTTTGGCGAGGACAACGTGCACATCGCGGAGAAGCTTGATGACGCCCTTGAGTGGGCCGTGGAGCGCGCGGAATCCAACGACGACCTCGCGGGCGGCGTCCTGGTGACAGGCTCCATTACGGTAGTGGCCGAGGCTCGGATCCTGCTCGGAAAGGCGAGTGCCTAG